A section of the Sceloporus undulatus isolate JIND9_A2432 ecotype Alabama chromosome 3, SceUnd_v1.1, whole genome shotgun sequence genome encodes:
- the LOC121925395 gene encoding cystathionine beta-synthase-like protein isoform X2: MPSLPAEAEMDALSCPHISASCIPNGILEKESNGTLEKESSNTTEKERKWIRPDAPSKCTWEPGKSPSESPHHHVTLTKAPNIMPNILKKIGDTPMVRINKIGKRFDLKCELLAKCEFFNAGGSVKDRISLRMVEDAERDGILKPGDTIIEPTSGNTGIGLALAAAVKGYRCIIVMPEKMSMEKVDVLRALGAEIVRTPTNARFDSPESHVGVAWRLKNEIPNSHILDQYRNASNPLAHYDTTAEEILQQCEGNIDMIVAGAGTGGTITGIARKIKEKCPGCKIIGVDPEGSILAEPEGLNETDKTSYEVEGIGYDFIPTVLDRSLVDKWYKCNDEETFACARMLIRDEGLLCGGSSGSAISVAVKAAKQLKEGQRCVVILPDSVRNYMSKFLSDKWMTQKGFMTEEDNIINKPWWWHLKVQELSLSAPLTVLPSVTCEKTIEILREKGFDQVPVVDESGVILGMVTLGNMLSSVLAGKVRPSDQVHKVIYKQFKKIRLQDNLGKLSHILEIDHFALVVHEQIQYHSDGNSSKRQMVFGVVTAIDLLNFVTAREQQKKAT, encoded by the exons ATGCCATCACTTCCTGCAGAAGCTGAAATGGATGCCCTCTCTTGCCCTCACATCTCAGCCAGCTGCATCcccaatgggattctggaaaagGAGTCCAATGGCACCCTAGAGAAGGAATCTTCTAAcaccacagagaaagagagaaagtggatcAGGCCTGATGCCCCAAGCAAATGTACCTGGGAGCCTGGAAAATCTCCCTCTGAATCACCCCATCACCATGTTACATT AACAAAGGCTCCAAATATTATGCCAAACATCCTCAAGAAAATTGGTGACACTCCCATGGTGCGAATCAACAAGATTGGAAAGCGCTTTGATCTTAAGTGTGAACTTT TGGCAAAATGTGAGTTTTTCAATGCTGGAGGAAGTGTGAAAGACCGGATCAGCCTAAGGATGGTTGAAGATGCAGAAAGGGATGGCATTCTAAAACCTGGGGATACTATTATTGAACCAACTTCAGGGAATACAG GGATTGGACTGGCCTTGGCAGCTGCAGTGAAAGGCTACCGCTGTATCATTGTGATGCCAGAGAAGATGAGCATGGAAAAG GTGGATGTGCTGCGTGCTCTCGGGGCTGAAATTGTGAGGACTCCAACTAATGCTAGATTTGACTCTCCAGAATCTCATGTTGGGGTGGCATGGAGGCTGAAAAATGAAATCCCCAACTCTCACATACTGGATCAG TATCGCAATGCCAGCAATCCTCTGGCCCACTATGACACAACAGCAGAGGAGATCCTACAGCAGTGCGAAG GAAATATAGACATGATTGTGGCTGGAGCTGGAACAGGAGGCACCATCACTGGCATTGCCcggaaaataaaggagaaatgcCCAGGATGCAAA ATTATAGGTGTTGACCCTGAAGGATCCATCCTTGCAGAACCTGAAGGATTGAATGAAACAGACAAAACTAGTTATGAAGTGGAAGGGATTGGATATGACTTTATACCTACAGTTCTGGACAGATCA CTGGTGGATAAATGGTATAAATGTAATGACGAGGAAACGTTTGCTTGCGCACGCATGTTAATCAGAGACGAAGGACTGTTATGTG GTGGCAGCTCTGGCAGTGCAATATCCGTTGCTGTCAAGGCTGCCAAACAGCTGAAAGAAGGCCAGCGGTGTGTTGTCATCCTCCCTGACTCTGTCAGAAACTACAT GTCCAAATTTTTGAGTGACAAATGGATGACCCAAAAAGGGTTCATGACAGAAGAGGACAACATTATTAATAAACCTTG gTGGTGGCACTTGAAAGTTCAAGAACTCAGTCTCTCTGCCCCTCTGACAGTACTACCAAGTGTCACTTGTGAAAAAACAATTGAAATACTCAGAGAGAAAGGATTTGACCAGGTACCAGTTGTTGATGAATCAGG AGTGATTTTGGGAATGGTAACCCTGGGCAACATGCTTTCTTCAGTGCTTGCTGGCAAAGTACGCCCATCGGACCAAGTCCATAAAGTCATCTACAAGCAGTTCAAAAAG aTTCGGCTGCAGGACAACTTGGGAAAGTTGTCTCATATTTTGGAAATAGACCACTTTGCTCTAGTGGTACATGAACAGATTCAGT ATCACAGCGATGGTAATTCCAGTAAAAGGCAAATGGTGTTTGGTGTTGTCACGGCAATTGACTTGCTTAATTTTGTGACTGCCCGCGAACAGCAGAAAAAGGCAACCTAA
- the LOC121925395 gene encoding cystathionine beta-synthase-like protein isoform X1, translated as MPSLPAEAEMDALSCPHISASCIPNGILEKESNGTLEKESSNTTEKERKWIRPDAPSKCTWEPGKSPSESPHHHVTLTKAPNIMPNILKKIGDTPMVRINKIGKRFDLKCELLAKCEFFNAGGSVKDRISLRMVEDAERDGILKPGDTIIEPTSGNTGIGLALAAAVKGYRCIIVMPEKMSMEKVDVLRALGAEIVRTPTNARFDSPESHVGVAWRLKNEIPNSHILDQYRNASNPLAHYDTTAEEILQQCEGNIDMIVAGAGTGGTITGIARKIKEKCPGCKIIGVDPEGSILAEPEGLNETDKTSYEVEGIGYDFIPTVLDRSLVDKWYKCNDEETFACARMLIRDEGLLCGGSSGSAISVAVKAAKQLKEGQRCVVILPDSVRNYMSKFLSDKWMTQKGFMTEEDNIINKPWWWHLKVQELSLSAPLTVLPSVTCEKTIEILREKGFDQVPVVDESGVILGMVTLGNMLSSVLAGKVRPSDQVHKVIYKQFKKIRLQDNLGKLSHILEIDHFALVVHEQIQCMEKRWSWIPNASFTNFTVTFPPVCLLYDRHMKTHLCPNMTCVG; from the exons ATGCCATCACTTCCTGCAGAAGCTGAAATGGATGCCCTCTCTTGCCCTCACATCTCAGCCAGCTGCATCcccaatgggattctggaaaagGAGTCCAATGGCACCCTAGAGAAGGAATCTTCTAAcaccacagagaaagagagaaagtggatcAGGCCTGATGCCCCAAGCAAATGTACCTGGGAGCCTGGAAAATCTCCCTCTGAATCACCCCATCACCATGTTACATT AACAAAGGCTCCAAATATTATGCCAAACATCCTCAAGAAAATTGGTGACACTCCCATGGTGCGAATCAACAAGATTGGAAAGCGCTTTGATCTTAAGTGTGAACTTT TGGCAAAATGTGAGTTTTTCAATGCTGGAGGAAGTGTGAAAGACCGGATCAGCCTAAGGATGGTTGAAGATGCAGAAAGGGATGGCATTCTAAAACCTGGGGATACTATTATTGAACCAACTTCAGGGAATACAG GGATTGGACTGGCCTTGGCAGCTGCAGTGAAAGGCTACCGCTGTATCATTGTGATGCCAGAGAAGATGAGCATGGAAAAG GTGGATGTGCTGCGTGCTCTCGGGGCTGAAATTGTGAGGACTCCAACTAATGCTAGATTTGACTCTCCAGAATCTCATGTTGGGGTGGCATGGAGGCTGAAAAATGAAATCCCCAACTCTCACATACTGGATCAG TATCGCAATGCCAGCAATCCTCTGGCCCACTATGACACAACAGCAGAGGAGATCCTACAGCAGTGCGAAG GAAATATAGACATGATTGTGGCTGGAGCTGGAACAGGAGGCACCATCACTGGCATTGCCcggaaaataaaggagaaatgcCCAGGATGCAAA ATTATAGGTGTTGACCCTGAAGGATCCATCCTTGCAGAACCTGAAGGATTGAATGAAACAGACAAAACTAGTTATGAAGTGGAAGGGATTGGATATGACTTTATACCTACAGTTCTGGACAGATCA CTGGTGGATAAATGGTATAAATGTAATGACGAGGAAACGTTTGCTTGCGCACGCATGTTAATCAGAGACGAAGGACTGTTATGTG GTGGCAGCTCTGGCAGTGCAATATCCGTTGCTGTCAAGGCTGCCAAACAGCTGAAAGAAGGCCAGCGGTGTGTTGTCATCCTCCCTGACTCTGTCAGAAACTACAT GTCCAAATTTTTGAGTGACAAATGGATGACCCAAAAAGGGTTCATGACAGAAGAGGACAACATTATTAATAAACCTTG gTGGTGGCACTTGAAAGTTCAAGAACTCAGTCTCTCTGCCCCTCTGACAGTACTACCAAGTGTCACTTGTGAAAAAACAATTGAAATACTCAGAGAGAAAGGATTTGACCAGGTACCAGTTGTTGATGAATCAGG AGTGATTTTGGGAATGGTAACCCTGGGCAACATGCTTTCTTCAGTGCTTGCTGGCAAAGTACGCCCATCGGACCAAGTCCATAAAGTCATCTACAAGCAGTTCAAAAAG aTTCGGCTGCAGGACAACTTGGGAAAGTTGTCTCATATTTTGGAAATAGACCACTTTGCTCTAGTGGTACATGAACAGATTCAGT